A genomic region of Colletotrichum destructivum chromosome 1, complete sequence contains the following coding sequences:
- a CDS encoding Putative glycosyltransferase, DXD sugar-binding, nucleotide-diphospho-sugar transferase, producing MLTMLPSAISSRSAVAVLVSFVLVVLLINSVWLYGPQTNIFHQPPSADHADLPSPQSLLEKPFPAKIWQSWKDDSQDPTDRTVGFPHQWRVVNPGWRYERITDANIDAYVRDNFDATIADLFANMQDHILKADFLRYLILLREGGVWADIDVYPHQPVSKWIPEGYLDSVNLVIGIENDHHKKPIWKGSPYSVQLCQYTVLAKPGHPVIQMLVNQVTRDLQTLLGSKPQGAPTTFEDVMTTTGPFAFTKALMDYFTQSRARSTRATSWNRSRPRARLGMCWCCR from the coding sequence ATGTTGACCAtgttgccgtcggcgatATCCAGCAGGTCTGCCGTCGCAGTGCTGGTCAGCTTCGTGCTGGTCGTGCTGCTGATCAATTCAGTGTGGCTGTACGGCCCTCAGACAAACATATTCCATCAACCACCATCCGCGGATCATGCGGACctgccgtcgccgcaatCGCTCTTGGAGAAACCCTTCCCGGCCAAGATATGGCAGAGCTGGAAGGACGACTCGCAAGACCCGACCGATCGCACCGTCGGCTTCCCCCATCAGTGGAGGGTCGTCAACCCCGGGTGGCGCTACGAGCGCATCACCGACGCCAACATTGACGCCTACGTCCGCGACAACTTCGACGCGACCATCGCGGACCTCTTCGCGAACATGCAGGACCACATCCTCAAGGCCGACTTCCTGCGCTATCTCATCCTGctccgcgagggcggcgtgtgggccgacatcgacgtctACCCGCACCAGCCCGTGTCGAAGTGGATTCCCGAGGGGTACCTCGACTCGGTCAACCTggtcatcggcatcgagaaCGACCACCACAAGAAGCCCATCTGGAAGGGGTCCCCGTACTCGGTCCAGCTCTGCCAGTACACCGTCCTGGCGAAGCCCGGTCACCCCGTGATCCAGATGCTGGTCAACCAGGTGACGCGCGACCTGCAGACGCTGCTTGGTTCCAAGCCCCAGGGCGCCCCCACCACCTTTGAGGACGTCATGACCACCACGGGTCCCTTCGCTTTCACCAAGGCCCTGATGGACTACTTCACGCAGTCACGGGCGAGGAGCACACgggcgacgagctggaaTCGCTCGCGGCCCCGCGCAAGATTGGGGATGTGCTGGTGTTGCCGATAG
- a CDS encoding Putative glycoside hydrolase, family 28, pectin lyase/virulence factor: MAKIFAPVVAALLPAVLVTAAPTISNATGNGCTVTDYADIANAVATCTDITLSNIAAPANSPIDLQKLQNGATVTFDGTTTFATTVDKKFDPIIISGTDITVTGAPGHVIEGNGAAYWDGLGSNGGGDKPNHFVVVKKTTNAKITNLNIKNWPVHCFSMTGNQGLTVSGINLDNSAGDEPNAQSGSKAAAHNSDGFDISSSSNVLLENIRVHNQDDCVAVTSGTNITVNNLYCYGGHGLSIGSIGGKSDNTVDGVVFSNSEIVKSSNGCRIKSNSGTTGEVSNVTYQNITLTDIDTYGIDVQQDYLNGGPTGEPTNGVKISGIRFIDVAGTATEHGYNYYILCGEGSCSDVTFENTKITGGGKGGSCNFPASGCPS, translated from the exons atggccaagatTTTCGCCCCTGTTGTTGCGGCTCTGCTGCCAGCCGTTCTGGTAACGGCGGCCCCTACCATCTCGAACGCC ACTGGGAACGGCTGCACTGTTACGGATTACGCCGACATTGCCAACGCGGTCGCGACCTGTACTGATATTACGCTCTCAAACATCGCTGCACCCGCGAACAGCCCCATCGATCTCCAGAAGCTCCAGAACGGGGCCACCGTCACGTTCGACGGCACGACA ACCTTTGCCACCACTGTTGACAAGAAATTCGACCCTATCATTATCTCCGGAACTGACATTACCGTCACCGGTGCCCCTGGCCATGTGATCGAGGGCAACGGCGCCGCGTACTGGGACGGCCTGGGATCCAACGGCGGTGGTGACAA GCCCAACCACTTTGTCGTTGTGAAGAAGACCACCAACGCCAAGATTACCAACCTGAACATCAAGAACTGGCCCGTCCACTGCTTCTCCATGACCGGCAACCAGGGACTCACAGTCTCCGGTATCAACCTAGACAACtctgccggcgacgagcccAACGCCCAGAGCGGAagcaaggccgccgcccacaaCAGTGACGGCTTCGACATCTCCTCGAGCAGCAACGTCCTCTTGGAGAACATCAGGGTCCACAACCAGGACGACtgcgtcgccgtcaccagcGGGACCAACATCACCGTCAACAACCTCTACTGCTACGGAGGCCACGGCCTGAGCATCGGGTCCATCGGCGGCAAGAGCGACAAcacggtcgacggcgtcgtctttTCCAACTCGGAGATCGTCAAGAGCTCCAACGGCTGCCGCATCAAGTCCAACTCCGGCACCACCGGCGAGGTCAGCAACGTCACGTACCAGAACATCACCCTCACGGACATCGACACCTACGGCATCGACGTCCAGCAGGACTACCTCAACGGCGGCCCGACCGGCGAGCCCACCAACGGCGTCAAGATCTCGGGCATCCGCTtcatcgacgtcgccggcaccgccaccGAGCATGGCTACAACTACTACATCCTCTGCGGCGAGGGAAGCTGCTCCGACGTCACCTTTGAGAACACCAAgatcaccggcggcggcaagggcggcagcTGCAACTTCCCTGCCAGCGGATGCCCGTCATAA
- a CDS encoding Putative GroES-like superfamily, alcohol dehydrogenase-like, NAD(P)-binding domain superfamily yields MALSVPRCSKQWNVTGQEGLESLKFSEQELPELGDSQVLVKLQGATLNFRDVTIPRGKYPWDVKPNVVPGSDGAGTVLAVGKHVTRFKPGDKVITILSQVYLGGLVTDQIAKSGLGGGIDGTFRTVGAFNEQGLVAMPTALTFVEAASLSCAGVTAWNALFGLSGKKVSAGQWVLTQGTGGVSIFAVQFAKAVGARVIATTSSSVKAKLLEKLGADHIINYRETADWGLEAKRLTGGVGVDLVVEIAGPTTLSQSLASVRLDGTIVTTGSAGGEAKGQEMPTFLDSWLSLVTVRGVWVGSRLQMEDMCRAIEANLDTLRPVIDSKVFQLTELKEAYEYLESGNHQGKVGIEIN; encoded by the exons ATGGCTCTGTCCGTTCCCAGGTGCTCCAAACAGTGGAATGTCACTGGACAAGAAGGACTCGAATCCCTGAAGTTCTCCGAACAGGAGCTGCCTGAACTTGGCGATAGTCAAGTATTAGTGAAGT TGCAAGGAGCGACCCTCAAT TTTCGCGACGTCACTATTCCTCGCGGTAAATATCCCTGGGACGTCAAGCCCAACGTCGTACCCGGGTCTGACGGAGCCGGCACCGTCCTGGCCGTTGGGAAACACGTCACACGATTCAAGCCGGGCGACAAGGTCATAACTATCTTGAGCCAGGTATATCTCGGAGGGCTCGTGACCGATCAAATCGCCAAAAGtgggcttggcggcggcatcgacggtACTTTCCGCACCGTTGGCGCCTTCAACGAACAAGGACTCGTGGCGATGCCCACGGCATTGACCTTCGTCGAAGCCGCTTCGTTAAGCTGTGCCGGGGTCACTGCATGGAACGCACTCTTCGGGTTGTCGGGAAAGAAAGTATCGGCAGGGCAGTGGGTGCTCACACAGGGCACCGGCGGAGTGAGCATCTTCGCCGTTCAGTTCGCCAAGGCGGTCGGGGCCAGGGTTATTGCAACCACAAGCTCGTCTGTAAAGGCGAAGCTTCTGGAGAAGCTTGGCGCCGATCACATCATCAACTATCGCGAGACAGCTGACTGGGGCCTGGAGGCCAAGAGGTTAACCGGAGGGGTGGGCGTTGACCTCGTTGTTGAGATAGCCGGCCCCACGACTCTGAGCCAAAGTCTCGCCAGTGTGAGACTTGATGGGACCATCGTCACCACTGGCTCTGCTGGCGGAGAGGCCAAAGGACAGGAGATGCCGACATTTCTAGACTCTTGGCTGAGCCTTGTTACGGTCCGGGGTGTTTGGGTTGGTAGTCGACTGCAGATGGAGGACATGTGCAGGGCTATCGAGGCCAACTTGGACACGCTGCGTCCTGTGATCGATTCTAAAGTCTTCCAGCTGACCGAACTGAAAGAGGCATACGAGTACTTGGAGTCCGGAAACCACCAGGGCAAGGTTGGAATTGAAATCAACTAG
- a CDS encoding Putative isoprenoid synthase domain superfamily, with the protein MRRHDIVRGALEIDTEVGRLADDMEAAKLYRQETIEYVHRCLGLSGDARQHNTPANEIIAFFKIIGDAVCEAYDLEHRELLFREIEFFMETSEVEQQRRLSSELPTTEEYLATRMGTGAVNVCTILNEAAYGVSLPVDILRDVHMKVIWDQTNILVCVVNDLLSLKKEIDQQSVESIVPLLYNNVGSLAAAVSMVIEIIEKSIKEFDSAAALLLLKFADDEALVSDLKIYIDACRLNCTGNLNWSLQTGRYGVSQQTITGGVTMRLG; encoded by the exons ATGCGGAGACATGATATCGTGCGTGGTGCTCTGG AGATCGACACAGAGGTCGGGCGCCTAGCTGACGACATGGAAGCCGCCAAGCTGTACCGCCAGGAAACCATTGAATACGTCCATCGCTGCCTCGGTCTCTCTGGCGATGCGAGACAGCATAACACTCCAGCCAACGAGATCATCGCTTTCTTCAAAATCATCGGCGACGCAGTGTGCGAGGCTTACGACCTCG AGCACAGAGAGCTTCTCTTCAGAGAAATCGAGTTCTTCATGGAAACTTCCGAGGTGGAGCAGCAGCGTCGCTTGAGTTCCGAGCTCCCAACGACGGAGGAATACCTCGCCACCAGGATGGGAACTGGCGCCGTCAACGTCTGCACGATTCTTAACGA GGCTGCCTACGGAGTATCTCTACCGGTCGATATCCTCAGAGACGTGCACATGAAAGTCATTTGGGACCAAACCAACATCCTCGTCTGCGT CGTCAATGATTTGCTTTCGCTCAAGAAAGAAATC GACCAGCAGAGCGTCGAGAGCATCGTCCCGTTGCTCTACAACAATGTTGGGTCTCTTGCCGCAGCGGTTTCCATGGTCATCGAAATCATCGAGAAATCCATCAAAGAATTTGACAGTGCGGCGGCGCTGTTGTTGCTCAAGTTCGCAGACGATGAGGCCTTGGTTTCGGACCTCAAGATATACATCGATGCCTGCAGGCTGAATTGCACTGGCAACCTGAATTGGAGCCTCCAGACGGGTCGCTACGGTGTATCGCAGCAGACCATCACTGGCGGAGTTACGATGCGTTTGGGGTGA
- a CDS encoding Putative cytochrome P450 — translation MGLLVDGPLLDHLTAFFPAILLAASVFYFLALGLYRLTLHPLAKFPGPKVSAFTGWYEFYLDLFGAPRRTFAFQVQRMHEKYGPIVRINPHELHVSDPDFFDVLNAGGSARRDKYPPSASVQGTPDGIFGTVGHEAHRRRRGAISGFFSKQSLLKDERLVHDKANLLCNVFRSAMDEGRAINVRVPLLAFGTDFYCAHALGERGNMHLLEDEKKAQVWRDSIVGLLHVTPVVRQFPWVLSYAFGLPSWFIRWISSDMALVVDVFTDILKQAEAAVDESKRPKAVEKGRSNLMDTILASELPKGEKTANRIAQEGFTILTASGDTLGRVMTTAIYHLHCNPEYLARVREELKTAMPDPDVYVPLSKIESLPWLATVIKESLRIAGLITARTVLQAPNECLKFQDWVIPRNTPVGMTTSDLMLDPAAFPEPKRFDPGRWEPSHPLYAQSTKHFVAFSRGHRNCIGLNLAWAQMYIALAKILRRFELELFDVVRERDIDHHRDCFLGEPRDDTKGVRVKVLGLLE, via the exons ATGGGCCTTCTCGTTGATGGTCCTCTCTTGGACCATTTGACGGCTTTCTTTCCAGCCATACTATTGGCAGCGTCCGTTTTCTACtttcttgcccttgggctATACCGTCTTACCCTTCACCCACTGGCCAAGTTCCCCGGCCCCAAGGTCTCGGCGTTCACGGGGTGGTATGAGTTCTACCTCGACCTATTTGGTGCACCCCGCAGAACCTTCGCGTTCCAAGTCCAGCGAATGCACGAGAAGTACGGCCCCATCGTCAGAATCAACCCCCACGAGCTCCACGTCAGCGACCCGGACTTCTTCGACGTCCTCAACGCCGGGGGCAGCGCTCGCAGGGACAAGTACCCCCCCAGCGCGAGCGTCCAGGGCACGCCGGACGGCATCTTCGGGACCGTCGGCCACGAGgcccatcgtcgccgtcggggtGCCATAtcgggcttcttctcgaagcAGTCGCTGCTGAAAGACGAGCGTCTTGTTCACGACAAGGCCAACCTCCTGTGCAACGTGTTCCGAAGCGCCATGGACGAGGGGCGGGCGATCAACGTTCGTGTCCCTCTGCTGGCGTTCGGGACAGACTTCTACTGCGCACACGCGCTTGGAGAACGGGGGAACATGCATTTGTTGGAAGACGAGAAAAAGGCCCAGGTGTGGAGAGATAGCATCGTTGGCTTGCTCCACGTCACCCCGGTCGTGAGGCAGTTTCCATGGGTTCTGTCCTACGCGTTCGGGCTACCCAGCTGGTTCATCAGATGGATCTCGTCGGATATGGCCCTCGTCGTAGATGTGTTTACG GATATCCTCAAGCAAGCCGAAGCCGCTGTCGATGAGTCCAAGAGACCCAAGGCTGTGGAAAAAGGCCGGAGCAACCTGATGGACACGATCCTGGCGTCGGAATTGCCCAAAGGCGAGAAGACTGCTAATCGGATTGCGCAAGAGGGCTTCACCATTCTGACCGCCTCGGGCGATACACTCGGGAGGGTCATGACAACGGCAATCTACCACCTTCACTGCAACCCGGAATACTTGGCTAGGGTACGAGAGGAGCTGAAGACAGCGATGCCAGACCCCGACGTTTATGTGCCACTGAGCAAGATCGAGAGTCTGCCCTGGCTGGCAA CCGTTATCAAAGAGTCGCTTCGTATTGCCGGCCTCATCACAGCAAGGACGGTCTTACAAGCACCCAATGAGTGCCTGAAGTTCCAAGATTGGGTAATACCACGCAAT ACACCAGTCGGCATGACTACCTCGGATTTGATGCTGGACCCCGCCGCATTCCCAGAGCCAAAGAGATTCGACCCCGGGAGATGGGAGCCATCGCACCCTCTGTACGCCCAGAGCACGAAGCATTTCGTCGCCTTCAGCAGAGGACACAGAAACTGCATCGGGCTGAA TCTGGCCTGGGCGCAGATGtacatcgccctcgccaagaTCCTGCGCCGGTTCGAACTCGAGctcttcgacgtcgtccgagAGAGGGACATTGACCACCACCGCGACTGCTTCTTGGGCGAGCCGAGGGACGACACGAAAGGTGTCAGGGTCAAGGTCCTTGGTCTGCTGGAGTGA
- a CDS encoding Putative aspartic peptidase A1 family, aspartic peptidase domain superfamily, producing MALLSSAILALSLLGRNTQAWPQLPTDDGDFTSLTTLPTIPYTTQDSIDVAPRGLSLPADEDAEAGMMMTLPVTSGPRRKRRTRSRRKILLDDMLGDDDLEAALPEAPPQRLKPPVSMRGLLPVDDDQVDLNGAFVTLPVIHSTKRGVFSRQVEAKLANRSDVAYYAQLNIGTPPQAVYAQLDTGSFELWVNPDCTVLAAADQRFCEAVGFYDSARSSTAVSMQTSKTLRYGIGAANITYVRDSLSLAGSRSTMRQVQFGVATSSEDQFAGILGIGYGEGVNTRYKNLVDELAAQGVTRTRAFSLGLGSKDEQEGAIIFGGIDTSKFSGALARLPIVPAGQAPDGVARYWVTMNSLSLTPPSRRTRVYPNSRMPVFLDSGATLTLLPEALASMIAADFGSPGIDANGFYPVSCTLVGLNGTVDFDFDGMKIRVPYKEMIRELRTTPPACYLGIVPSSDFTLLGDTFLRSAYAVFDLDSNAAYLAQYSNCGTRTMPISRPEDIAAIRGLCPDPVGTVPPPPVTNGTTTPPASGSGLGSGLGSGPGAGSTLPTGPPPDMSGVPAAGTVSPASATNPSMLAVISTLVSAAMFL from the exons ATGGCGCTCCTCTCCTCTGCCATCCTGGCCCTGTCGCTACTCGGAAGAAACACGCAAGCATGGCCTCAGCTACCAAcagacgacggcgacttcACCTCGCTGACGACGCTCCCGACCATCCCCTACACCACGCAGGACAGCATCGACGTCGCCCCGCGCGGGCTAtccctccccgccgacgaggacgccgaggccggcatgaTGATGACGCTGCCGGTGACctcggggccgaggaggaagcggcgCACGCGCTCGCGGCGCAAgatcctgctcgacgacatgctcggcgacgacgacctcgaagcCGCCCTGCCCGAGGCGCCCCCGCAGCGGCTGAAGCCTCCGGTCTCGATGCGCGGCCTGctgcccgtcgacgacgaccaggtCGACCTGAACGGCGCCTTCGTCACGCTGCCCGTCATCCACTCCACCAAGCGCGGCGTCTTCAGCCGGCAGGTCGAGGCGAAGCTTGCCAACCGGTCTGACGTGGCTTACTATGCCCAAC TCAACATCGGCACACCACCCCAGGCAGTGTATGCCCAGCTCGACACAGGCTCCTTCGAGCTCTGGGTGAACCCGGACTGCACCGTTCTGGCCGCCGCGGACCAGCGCTTCTGCGAGGCTGTCGGCTTCTACGACTCGGCCCGCTCGTCAACGGCCGTGTCGATGCAGACGTCCAAGACGCTCCGCtacggcatcggcgccgccaacatcaccTACGTCCGCGACagcctctccctcgccggcTCCCGCTCGACGATGCGCCAGGTCCAGTTCGGCGTCGCCACCAGCTCCGAGGACCAGttcgccggcatcctcggcatcggctacggcgagggcgtcaacACGCGCTACAAgaacctcgtcgacgagctcgccgcccagggcgtcacccgcacccgcgccttcagcctcggcctcggctccAAGGACGAGCAGGAGGGCGCCATCAtcttcggcggcatcgacacGTCCAAGTTCTCGggcgccctcgcccgtctGCCCATCGTcccggccggccaggccccggacggcgtcgcccggTATTGGGTGACGATGAACTCCCTCAGCCTGACGCCCCCGAGCCGCCGCACCCGCGTGTACCCCAACAGCAGGATgcccgtcttcctcgacagcggcgccacCCTGACGCTGCTGCCGGAGGCGCTCGCCAGCATgatcgccgccgacttcGGCTCGCccggcatcgacgccaacggcTTCTACCCGGTCTCGTGCACCCTCGTTGGcctcaacggcaccgtcgacTTCGACTTTGACGGCATGAAGATCAGGGTCCCCTACAAGGAGATGATCCGCGAGCTGcgcacgacgccgccggcctgctACCTGGGCATCGTGCCGAGCTCGGACTTTACGCTGCTGGGCGATACCTTTCTGCGCTCTGCCTATG CCGTATTCGACCTCGACAGCAACGCCGCCTACTTGGCGCAGTACAGCAACTGCGGCACGAGAACGATGCCTATTAGCCGGCCGGAAGACATCGCGGCCATCCGGGGGCTGTGCCCCGATCCCGTCGGGACAGtgcccccgccgccggtcaCCAACGGCACCACTACTCCGCCGGCCTCCGGATCCGGTCTGGGATCCGGACTTGGTTCCGGCCCGGGTGCGGGCTCAACCCTCCCTACCGGCCCCCCGCCGGATATGTCGGGGGTCCCAGCGGCAGGCACGGTATCGCCGGCATCCGCCACGAACCCCAGCATGCTTGCCGTTATTTCGACGCTGGTGTCGGCAGCGATGTTTCTGTAG
- a CDS encoding Putative heterokaryon incompatibility: MAETAAMPRRLMHRRRRSATDDGAVVPDPKRSRETGTDEACCSRCRLLLTKEGLTELNSAGGLRHSSYAECCASAMEGCEVCVFIIVAIEKKKEHKWDADDVLTFRNRASERRPGAVPFGIDVLEGSLSSGAVVTSIYPYAEQGNPAGDGIYRRPLQRDVKSERAISRARRLYAACKESHKLCRYAKDTVLPSRVLDLGTAAAPTLKLYVNGTEEHGEYAALSYCWGGPQRGLLKRRTLTSMEEGIRIEGLQQTVRDAIAVTRRLGFRYLWIDALCIIQDCNADKEREIANMAMIYKNAAVTIAAGTAERAGDGFLDMRATYLPEHRFCVPMQADGGMGTVYLRAEAHIPKHTLDGRGWVLQEFLLSSRMLIFSEYELLWQCKETELRGGSGDGNGGGLDYLQTQEGLPWSVFDEETESVFGNEDVERRYLWRTIVEQYTRRRLGFKDDRLNALRGVTRELETVWRDGNEFGLWRRWFVELLAWSKKGCDEGDGENEEKEMTRETKRAPSWSWASVNGRIRFTQMFEREDASVQEVNLLEARVSRHVVLRCRMVDDEEVDPAMFEDWGSGKSRVDVFYDLDDSVDEVGERAVSYLLLGTIRDNGGLSGVALMVVQVSRGFFQRVGLAIFDNTQVWKDTKYRNVRLQ, encoded by the exons ATGGCCGAGACCGCAGCGATGCCCCGCCGGCTAAtgcaccggcggcgccggtccGCGACGGATGACGGAGCGGTCGTCCCGGATCCGAAGCGGAGCCGGGAGACCGGCACCGACGAGGCGTGCTGCTCTCGGTgccggcttcttctcacGAAGGAAGGCCTGACCGAACTCAACTCCGCCGGAGGGCTTCGGCATTCCTCGTATGCCGAGTGCTGCGCTTCAGCCATGGAGGGATGCGAAGTCtgcgtcttcatcatcgtcgcgatcgagaagaaaaaagagcACAAGTGGGACGCCGATGATGTCCTCACATTCCGAAACCGTGCTTCCGAGAGACGTCCCGGTGCTGTCCCCTTCGGCATCGATGTCTTGGAGGGCAGTCTTTCTTCCGGTGCGGTTGTAACAAGCATCTATCCGTACGCCGAGCAAG GTAATCCTGCTGGCGACGGCATCTATCGAAGACCACTCCAGAGAGACGtgaagagcgagagagcAATCTCCCGTGCCCGCAGACTATATGCCGCATGCAAGGAGTCCCACAAACTTTGCCGCTACGCCAAAGACACCGTACTCCCCTCCCGtgtcctcgacctcggcacGGCCGCAGCCCCGACGCTGAAGCTCTacgtcaacggcaccgaGGAGCACGGCGAGTACGCCGCACTCAGCTACTGCTGGGGCGGACCGCAGCGCGGCCTGCTGAAACGGAGGACCCTGACCAGCATGGAAGAAGGGATCAGGATCGAGGGCCTGCAGCAGACCGTGCgggacgccatcgccgtgaCGAGAAGGTTGGGATTCCGGTACCTCTGGATCGACGCGCTGTGCATCATCCAGGACTGCAACGCGGACAAGGAGAGGGAGATTGCGAACATGGCCATGATCTACAAGAACGCCGCTGTCACCATCGCGGCCGGCACGGCGGAGAGGGCAGGCGACGGGTTCCTCGATATGAGGGCCACCTACCTGCCGGAGCACAGATTCTGCGTCCCGATGCAGGCCGACGGGGGGATGGGAACAGTGTACCTCAGGGCCGAGGCCCACATCCCCAAGCACACGCTGGACGGGCGCGGCTGGGTGCTGCAGGAGTTCCTCCTGTCGTCGCGGATGCTCATCTTCTCCGAGTACGAGCTGCTGTGGCAGTGCAAGGAGACGGAGCTGCGCGGCGGCTCGGGTGACGGCAACGGTGGCGGCCTGGACTACTTGCAGACGCAGGAGGGCCTCCCCTGGAGCgtcttcgacgaggagacggagtCCGTCTTTGGCAACGAGGACGTGGAGAGGCGGTACCTCTGGCGGACCATCGTCGAGCAGTACACCCGCCGGCGGCTCGGCTTCAAGGACGACCGGCTGAATGCGCTCAGAGGGGTCACGAGGGAGTTGGAGACGGTGTGGCGGGACGGCAACGAGTTCGGGCTGTGGAGGAGGTGGttcgtcgagctgctcgctTGGTCCAAGAAGGGCTgtgacgagggcgacggggagaatgaggagaaggagatgacgagggagacgaagagggcgccgagctggTCGTGGGCCTCGGTAAATGGGCGGATCCGGTTTACGCAGATGTTCGAGAGGGAGGACGCGTCCGTTCAGGAGGTGAATTTGCTGGAGGCGCGGGTATCGAGGCACGTCGTGTTGAGGTGTCGGAtggtcgatgatgaagaggtcGATCCTGCAATGTTTGAGGACTGGGGAAGCGGCAAGAGTCGGGTGGACGTGTTTTACGATTTGGACGACAGCGTAGACGAGGTAGGGGAGAGAGCCGTGAGTTATCTGCTCTTGGGGACCATCAGAGACAACGGAGGCCTTTCGGGGGTTGCACTCATGGTTGTCCAGGTTAGCCGAGGCTTTTTCCAAAGAGTCGGGTTGGCGATATTCGACAATACCCAAGTCTGGAAGGACACCAAGTATCGAAATGTCAGACTGCAATAG